One window from the genome of Pantoea cypripedii encodes:
- a CDS encoding DoxX family protein, with the protein MFGGINQLFTRMCDHPDFAKLLLRLTFGGLLLFHGEFKVVHGVAWIEHLLTVRGMPGFIAYGAYIGEILAPVMMIVGFMTRPAAFIIVINMIVATLLVKMGVVWHLTDVGAWSLETEALYTLGALAIMFLGAGKYSLVRTPRLQ; encoded by the coding sequence ATGTTCGGTGGCATTAACCAGCTGTTTACCCGGATGTGTGATCATCCGGACTTCGCTAAATTGTTACTCCGCCTGACGTTTGGCGGATTGCTGTTGTTTCATGGTGAATTTAAAGTCGTTCACGGTGTGGCATGGATTGAGCATCTGCTTACCGTCAGAGGCATGCCAGGTTTCATCGCCTACGGTGCGTACATCGGGGAAATTCTGGCACCCGTTATGATGATCGTGGGTTTCATGACACGCCCTGCGGCGTTCATTATCGTGATCAACATGATTGTCGCGACGTTGCTGGTAAAAATGGGCGTGGTCTGGCATCTCACAGATGTGGGTGCATGGTCCCTGGAGACGGAAGCCCTTTATACCCTGGGTGCTCTGGCGATTATGTTCCTGGGTGCCGGGAAATATTCGCTGGTGCGTACCCCGCGCCTGCAATAA
- a CDS encoding LysR substrate-binding domain-containing protein, with translation MDKNILFNQRIRLRHLHTFVAVAQQGTLGRAAETLSLSQPALSKTLNELEELAGARLFERGRLGAQLTTLGEQFLTHAVKVLDALNHAGQSFNAPLAGRPMVIRLGALTTAAMGMLPQILDRFHQQQPNTTVQVATLHNNVLLAGLRAGEFDIGIGRMADSEMMAGLTYELLFLESLKLVVRPEHPLLSDNVTLSRAMQWPVVISPEGTAPRRIAQQMLDDQDCSLPANCVETSSTSLARQLALRYDYVWFVPSGAIKEDLNHNAVCALPISSSGPGEPVGIITRTGNTLSLSAEVLMATIRKFHS, from the coding sequence ATGGACAAAAATATCCTTTTCAATCAGCGCATTCGCTTGCGCCACTTACATACCTTTGTTGCGGTAGCGCAACAGGGCACGCTTGGCCGGGCAGCAGAAACTCTCAGCCTCAGCCAGCCTGCGCTATCGAAAACCCTCAACGAGCTGGAAGAACTGGCGGGTGCCCGTTTGTTTGAGCGTGGCCGCCTCGGTGCGCAGCTGACTACGCTAGGGGAACAATTTCTTACCCATGCGGTAAAGGTGCTGGATGCGCTGAATCATGCCGGGCAGAGCTTCAACGCCCCGCTGGCAGGACGCCCAATGGTGATTCGTCTTGGCGCACTGACGACCGCAGCGATGGGTATGCTGCCGCAAATTCTCGATCGTTTTCATCAGCAGCAACCCAACACCACGGTTCAGGTAGCGACCCTGCATAACAACGTCCTGCTGGCGGGGTTACGTGCCGGGGAATTTGATATCGGTATTGGGCGCATGGCCGACAGCGAAATGATGGCCGGACTGACTTATGAGTTGCTGTTCCTGGAGTCGCTGAAGCTGGTGGTACGCCCGGAGCACCCGCTTTTAAGTGACAATGTCACGTTATCACGTGCCATGCAGTGGCCGGTCGTGATCTCCCCGGAGGGCACTGCGCCGCGTCGTATCGCCCAGCAGATGCTGGATGATCAGGATTGTTCCCTGCCCGCCAACTGCGTTGAAACCTCTTCCACCTCGCTGGCCCGTCAGCTGGCGCTGCGTTACGACTATGTGTGGTTTGTACCGTCCGGCGCCATTAAAGAAGATTTGAATCACAACGCCGTCTGCGCCCTGCCCATCAGTTCCAGCGGGCCTGGTGAGCCGGTGGGTATTATCACCCGCACCGGCAATACCTTAAGCCTGAGCGCAGAGGTTTTAATGGCGACAATCCGTAAGTTCCACAGTTAA
- a CDS encoding MFS transporter, which yields MTSVEAVDVRQLINQSALSSWQKRLIALCFIVVALDGMDIALMGFIAPTLKTAWGVSNHQLGVVISAALVGLALGAVVAGPLADRFGRRLLILQSVLFFGIWTLATAMAQNIEQMMLFRFLTGLGLGAAMPNVGTLVAEYAPERRRSFIITVVFCGFTFGAASGGFAASWLLPRYDWHAVMLLGGVLPLVVLPFLLRGLPESVRFLISRRAPAARIHAILDRMLPGAVQANSHFQSAEPPAARRGAMSTVVSRRYLFGSLMLWGGYFMGLFLVYLIGSWLPSLVHTLGMSVTEAAIITAMYQAGGTLGSLFAGWLMDRVNANLALAVIYFCGGIAIIALGFSPAQVGLMSGIAFCSGFCFNGANTGMNALSASFYPTHARATGSSWMHGVGRAGAILSAFVGAELLSLGWSFSHIFLMLAFPAVLTTVMLVLKFRFGDPE from the coding sequence GTGACCAGCGTTGAAGCAGTAGATGTCCGCCAGCTCATCAATCAGAGCGCATTAAGTAGCTGGCAAAAGCGCCTGATCGCGCTCTGCTTTATTGTTGTGGCGCTGGACGGTATGGACATCGCGCTGATGGGCTTTATCGCCCCGACGCTCAAAACCGCGTGGGGAGTCAGCAATCATCAGCTCGGTGTGGTCATCAGCGCCGCATTGGTGGGGCTGGCTCTGGGTGCCGTGGTGGCGGGGCCGCTGGCCGACCGTTTTGGGCGTCGCCTGCTGATTCTGCAAAGCGTGCTGTTTTTCGGCATATGGACGCTGGCGACCGCGATGGCACAAAACATCGAGCAGATGATGTTGTTCCGTTTCCTGACCGGCTTAGGTCTTGGCGCGGCAATGCCCAACGTCGGTACCCTGGTGGCGGAATACGCCCCTGAACGTCGCCGTTCCTTCATTATCACCGTGGTATTTTGTGGTTTCACCTTCGGTGCCGCCTCGGGTGGTTTTGCCGCCTCCTGGTTGCTGCCGCGTTATGACTGGCATGCGGTGATGTTGCTCGGCGGCGTGTTGCCGCTGGTGGTGCTGCCGTTTCTGTTGCGCGGTTTACCGGAATCCGTGCGCTTCCTGATCAGTCGTCGCGCGCCCGCAGCGCGGATTCATGCCATCCTCGATCGTATGTTGCCGGGCGCAGTGCAAGCCAACAGCCATTTTCAAAGTGCAGAGCCACCCGCAGCACGTCGCGGGGCGATGTCTACCGTGGTTTCCCGCCGTTACCTGTTTGGCAGCCTGATGCTGTGGGGCGGTTATTTTATGGGGCTGTTTTTGGTGTATCTGATTGGCAGCTGGCTGCCATCGCTGGTGCATACGCTGGGGATGTCCGTTACCGAAGCGGCGATTATCACCGCCATGTACCAGGCCGGCGGCACGCTGGGTTCATTGTTCGCTGGCTGGCTGATGGACCGCGTCAATGCCAACCTGGCGCTGGCGGTGATTTATTTCTGCGGCGGCATCGCGATTATCGCCCTTGGTTTCTCCCCGGCTCAGGTGGGGCTGATGAGTGGCATCGCTTTTTGCAGCGGCTTCTGTTTTAACGGGGCCAATACCGGCATGAACGCGCTTTCCGCCAGCTTCTATCCCACCCATGCGCGCGCTACCGGTTCCAGCTGGATGCATGGCGTAGGGCGAGCCGGGGCCATCCTGAGCGCCTTTGTGGGGGCAGAATTGCTGTCGCTCGGCTGGTCATTCAGCCATATCTTCCTGATGCTGGCATTCCCGGCGGTATTAACCACGGTGATGCTGGTCCTGAAATTTCGCTTCGGCGACCCGGAGTAA
- the pntB gene encoding Re/Si-specific NAD(P)(+) transhydrogenase subunit beta — protein MSGGLVTAAYIVAAILFIFSLAGLSKHETSKQGNIFGMSGMALALLATIFGPNSGNVAWILLAMVIGGAVGVRLAKKVEMTEMPELVAILHSFVGLAAVLVGFNSYLDHAPGLSAVMENIHLTEVFLGIFIGAVTFTGSIVAFGKLRGKISSRPLMLPHRHKLNLLALVVSFALLVWFVRTGSTGAQVFALLLMTLIALAFGWHLVASIGGADMPVVVSMLNSYSGWAAAAAGFMLSNDLLIVTGALVGSSGAILSYIMCKAMNRSFISVIAGGFGTDTSVGGESEEAGEHREINAEETAELLKASTSVIITPGYGMAVAQAQYPVAEITEKLRARGIKVRFGIHPVAGRLPGHMNVLLAEAKVPYDVVLEMDEINDDFSDTDTVLVIGANDTVNPAAQEDPRSPIAGMPVLEVWKAQNVIVFKRSMNTGYAGVQNPLFFKDNTQMLFGDAKASVEGILRAL, from the coding sequence ATGTCTGGCGGATTAGTCACTGCAGCATACATTGTTGCCGCGATTCTGTTTATTTTCAGCCTTGCCGGTCTCTCTAAGCATGAGACATCGAAGCAGGGTAACATTTTTGGCATGAGCGGGATGGCTCTCGCGCTGCTCGCGACCATCTTTGGCCCCAACAGCGGTAACGTTGCCTGGATCCTGCTGGCGATGGTGATCGGCGGCGCAGTGGGCGTCCGTCTGGCGAAGAAAGTCGAAATGACTGAAATGCCGGAGCTGGTTGCCATTCTGCACAGCTTCGTCGGTCTGGCGGCGGTTCTGGTCGGCTTTAATAGCTACCTCGACCACGCACCGGGCCTGTCGGCGGTGATGGAGAACATCCATCTGACCGAAGTGTTCCTTGGCATCTTTATCGGTGCGGTCACCTTCACCGGTTCGATCGTCGCCTTTGGTAAACTGCGCGGTAAAATTTCATCGCGTCCGCTGATGCTGCCGCATCGCCACAAGCTGAACCTGCTGGCGCTGGTGGTTTCATTTGCGCTGCTGGTGTGGTTTGTCCGCACCGGAAGCACCGGTGCGCAGGTGTTTGCACTGCTGCTGATGACGCTCATCGCGCTGGCTTTTGGCTGGCACCTGGTGGCGTCGATCGGCGGTGCTGACATGCCGGTGGTGGTTTCCATGCTGAACTCCTATTCAGGTTGGGCCGCAGCCGCAGCAGGTTTCATGCTGAGCAACGACCTGTTGATCGTCACCGGTGCGCTGGTGGGTTCGAGTGGTGCCATCCTGTCTTACATTATGTGTAAGGCGATGAACCGTTCGTTTATCAGCGTGATTGCAGGTGGTTTTGGTACGGATACCAGCGTCGGCGGCGAAAGTGAAGAAGCCGGTGAACACCGCGAAATCAATGCCGAAGAAACCGCCGAGCTGCTGAAAGCCTCAACCTCAGTGATCATCACCCCAGGCTACGGCATGGCGGTGGCGCAGGCGCAGTACCCGGTGGCCGAAATCACCGAGAAACTGCGGGCACGCGGGATCAAAGTGCGTTTTGGTATTCATCCGGTGGCCGGTCGTCTGCCGGGTCATATGAACGTGCTGCTGGCGGAAGCCAAAGTGCCGTATGACGTGGTGCTGGAGATGGATGAGATCAACGATGATTTCAGCGATACCGACACGGTACTGGTTATCGGCGCTAACGACACCGTGAACCCGGCAGCACAGGAAGATCCGCGCAGCCCGATCGCGGGTATGCCGGTGCTGGAAGTCTGGAAAGCGCAGAACGTTATCGTCTTCAAACGTTCGATGAATACCGGCTATGCCGGTGTGCAGAACCCGCTGTTCTTCAAAGACAACACCCAGATGTTGTTTGGTGATGCGAAGGCCAGCGTGGAAGGCATTCTGCGCGCATTGTAA
- the smrA gene encoding DNA endonuclease SmrA — MNLDDDDLFRDAMGDVTPLKDCANTQWLRTPSTKEPRAPQRNDEQENFLTRGFLEIIPLATPLEYKADGIQQGVLDKLRQGKYPLDASLNLLRQPVETCRQSLFSFMMQAHKQGLRNLLIIHGKGRDNESHANIVRSYLARWLQQFDDVQTFCMAQPQHGGAGALYIGLRKTDKARLDNRERHAKRSR, encoded by the coding sequence ATGAACCTTGATGATGATGACCTTTTCCGGGATGCCATGGGTGATGTGACACCGTTGAAAGATTGCGCCAATACGCAGTGGCTGCGCACACCGTCCACCAAAGAGCCACGTGCACCTCAACGCAATGATGAACAGGAAAATTTTCTCACGCGTGGCTTTCTGGAGATTATTCCGCTGGCGACGCCGCTGGAATACAAAGCCGACGGTATTCAGCAGGGAGTGCTGGATAAACTGCGGCAGGGCAAATACCCGCTGGATGCCAGCCTCAATCTGCTGCGTCAGCCGGTGGAAACCTGCCGTCAGTCGTTGTTCAGCTTTATGATGCAGGCGCATAAGCAGGGGCTGCGCAACCTGCTGATCATTCACGGCAAGGGGCGGGATAATGAATCGCACGCCAATATCGTGCGCAGCTACCTGGCCCGCTGGTTGCAACAGTTTGACGATGTACAAACCTTTTGCATGGCCCAACCGCAGCACGGCGGTGCGGGAGCGCTCTACATTGGATTGCGCAAAACCGATAAGGCGCGCCTGGATAACCGTGAACGGCACGCCAAGCGCAGCCGTTAA
- the pntA gene encoding Re/Si-specific NAD(P)(+) transhydrogenase subunit alpha: protein MLIGIPKERLANESRVAATPKTVEQLIKLGFSVTIEQGAGIRASFDDESFVAAGATISNTADVWQSDIVLKVNAPDEAEIALTRAGSTLVSFIWPAQNPVLLEKLAARNVTVMAMDSVPRISRAQALDALSSMANIAGYRAIVEAAHEFGRFFTGQITAAGKVPPAKVMVIGAGVAGLAAIGAAGSLGAIVRAFDTRPEVKEQVQSMGAEFLELDFEEEAGSGDGYAKVMSEAFIKAEMELFATQAKEVDIIVTTALIPGRPAPKLITKEMVASMKPGSVIVDLAAQTGGNCELTVADQVTLTTNGVKIIGYTDLPSRLPTQSSQLYGTNLVNLLKLLCKEKDGQITVDFEDVVIRGVTVIRDGEVTWPAPPIQVSAAPKAAQPAAAPKEKAEEKPASPWRKFVLLALAVVLFACLANVAPPEFLSHFTVFALSCVVGYYVVWNVSHALHTPLMSVTNAISGIIVVGAVLQMGHGGWVTLLSFIAVLIASINIFGGFTVTQRMLKMFRKN, encoded by the coding sequence ATGTTAATTGGGATACCCAAAGAGCGGTTAGCCAATGAATCGCGCGTGGCCGCCACGCCGAAAACCGTTGAGCAACTGATCAAGCTGGGATTCAGCGTAACCATCGAGCAGGGCGCAGGTATTCGTGCCAGCTTTGATGATGAAAGTTTTGTTGCCGCAGGGGCCACCATCAGCAACACCGCTGACGTGTGGCAGTCAGATATCGTGCTGAAAGTGAATGCGCCCGATGAGGCCGAAATCGCGCTGACGCGTGCAGGTAGCACCCTGGTCAGCTTTATCTGGCCGGCGCAGAATCCGGTGCTGCTGGAAAAACTGGCGGCGCGCAACGTCACCGTGATGGCGATGGACTCCGTACCACGTATTTCCCGCGCCCAGGCGCTGGATGCGCTCAGTTCGATGGCCAACATTGCCGGTTATCGCGCCATTGTTGAAGCCGCGCATGAATTTGGCCGTTTCTTTACCGGCCAAATCACTGCCGCAGGTAAAGTTCCTCCCGCTAAAGTGATGGTGATTGGTGCGGGCGTTGCTGGCCTGGCCGCCATTGGTGCGGCAGGGAGTCTGGGTGCTATCGTGCGCGCATTCGATACCCGTCCGGAAGTCAAGGAACAGGTACAAAGTATGGGTGCCGAGTTCCTTGAGCTGGATTTCGAGGAAGAAGCGGGCAGCGGCGATGGCTATGCCAAAGTGATGTCAGAAGCCTTTATTAAGGCGGAGATGGAACTGTTTGCCACGCAAGCGAAAGAAGTGGACATCATTGTCACCACGGCGCTGATTCCGGGCCGCCCGGCACCGAAGCTGATTACCAAAGAGATGGTTGCCAGCATGAAACCGGGAAGCGTGATTGTCGATCTGGCGGCGCAAACCGGTGGTAACTGTGAGCTGACCGTCGCCGATCAGGTCACGCTGACCACCAACGGCGTGAAGATCATTGGTTACACCGATCTGCCCAGCCGCCTGCCGACCCAATCTTCTCAGCTGTATGGCACCAACCTGGTGAACCTGCTGAAACTGCTGTGTAAAGAGAAAGACGGTCAAATTACCGTCGATTTTGAAGACGTGGTGATTCGTGGTGTGACGGTAATCCGTGACGGCGAAGTGACCTGGCCAGCTCCGCCGATTCAGGTTTCTGCGGCACCGAAAGCTGCGCAGCCTGCTGCGGCACCCAAAGAAAAGGCCGAGGAAAAACCGGCATCACCGTGGCGTAAATTTGTGCTGCTGGCGCTGGCCGTGGTGCTGTTCGCCTGCCTGGCAAACGTCGCGCCGCCGGAGTTCCTGTCGCACTTTACCGTGTTTGCGCTCTCCTGCGTGGTGGGTTACTACGTGGTGTGGAACGTCAGCCATGCGCTGCATACGCCGTTGATGTCCGTCACCAACGCCATCTCCGGCATTATCGTGGTGGGTGCAGTGTTGCAGATGGGGCACGGCGGTTGGGTCACGCTGCTGTCATTTATCGCGGTACTGATCGCCAGCATCAACATCTTTGGTGGCTTTACCGTCACCCAGCGCATGCTGAAAATGTTTCGTAAGAATTAA
- the uspE gene encoding universal stress protein UspE, which translates to MTRYQNILVAIDAQQDDQPALRRAVYLNQRIGGKIKAFLPIYDFSYEMTTLLSPDERGNMRKGVISQRTEWIREQAHAYLEAGVDIEIKVIWHNRPFEAIIHEVMTHQHDLVLKMAHQHDRLEAVIFTPTDWHLLRKCPCPVWMVKDQPWPEGGKALVAVNLASEEPHHDALNQKLIQETTVLAEMVNHTEVHLVGAYPITPINIAIELPDFDPSVYNDAIRGQHLVAMKALRQKFSISEEFTHVAKGLPEEVIPDIAAHLGAGIVVLGTIGRTGLSAAFLGNTAEQVIDHLRCDLLAIKPDDFKSPIELDDDDEEDDDE; encoded by the coding sequence ATGACCCGGTACCAAAATATTCTGGTCGCGATTGATGCACAGCAGGATGATCAACCCGCGCTGCGGCGTGCGGTGTATCTCAATCAACGCATCGGCGGAAAAATCAAAGCTTTCCTGCCTATCTATGACTTTTCATACGAAATGACCACGCTGCTGTCGCCTGATGAGCGCGGCAATATGCGCAAAGGCGTGATCAGCCAGCGTACCGAGTGGATCCGTGAACAGGCCCATGCCTATTTAGAGGCGGGTGTCGATATTGAAATCAAGGTGATCTGGCATAACCGCCCCTTCGAGGCGATTATTCATGAGGTCATGACCCATCAGCACGATCTGGTGCTGAAGATGGCGCACCAGCACGATCGGCTGGAAGCGGTGATCTTCACCCCCACCGACTGGCATCTGTTGCGCAAATGCCCGTGCCCGGTGTGGATGGTTAAAGACCAGCCGTGGCCAGAAGGCGGCAAAGCATTGGTGGCGGTTAACCTCGCCAGCGAAGAACCCCATCATGACGCCCTCAACCAAAAGCTGATTCAGGAAACCACGGTGCTGGCGGAAATGGTGAATCACACCGAAGTACATCTGGTGGGTGCCTACCCGATTACCCCGATAAACATCGCTATCGAACTGCCGGACTTCGATCCCAGCGTCTATAACGATGCGATTCGCGGCCAGCATCTGGTGGCGATGAAAGCGTTGCGGCAGAAGTTTTCCATCAGTGAAGAATTCACCCATGTGGCAAAAGGCTTGCCGGAAGAAGTGATCCCCGATATCGCCGCCCATCTGGGCGCGGGTATCGTGGTGCTGGGCACCATTGGCCGTACCGGATTGTCTGCGGCGTTTCTGGGAAATACCGCTGAACAGGTGATCGATCATCTGCGTTGCGATTTGCTGGCGATTAAGCCTGATGACTTTAAATCACCCATCGAACTCGATGATGATGACGAAGAAGATGACGACGAATAA
- the hglS gene encoding 2-oxoadipate dioxygenase/decarboxylase HglS, translating into MDNFLASDAIRTLFSQAMSTMYQQEVPQYGTLTQLVSAVNERTLEANPALKNRLAAADELSRLSVERHGAIRVGTAAELSLLRQMFAVMGMYPVGYYDLSQAGVPVHSTAFRPVSDSALRRNPFRVFTSLLRLELINDEALRIKAAAILAARDIFTPGCRALIAKHQQQGGLNAADAALFVKEALETFRWHAHTTVDSATYRALSQQHRLIADVVCFRGCHINHLTPRTLDIDRVQALMPSRGIDPKTLIEGPPQRQVPILLRQTSFKALEEPVHFKDGFQGTHTARFGEIEQRGVALTPKGRALYDKLLAEAGTGRDNQQHQQHLAAVFHDFPDDETSLREQQLAWFRYRLTEKGIQSPPRAEESMEQLMQEGRLLAEPITYEDFLPVSAAGIFQSNLGDEAQVRSAGNASREAFENALGVAVQDEMVLYQQMQHRSLVRCGLA; encoded by the coding sequence ATGGATAACTTTCTCGCCAGCGATGCCATTCGCACCCTGTTTTCTCAGGCCATGTCGACGATGTACCAGCAGGAGGTGCCGCAATATGGCACCCTGACGCAGCTGGTCAGCGCGGTCAACGAACGGACGCTGGAAGCCAATCCCGCACTGAAAAATCGTCTGGCGGCTGCCGATGAACTCAGTCGCTTAAGCGTGGAGCGTCATGGCGCCATCCGCGTTGGCACCGCTGCGGAATTAAGCCTGTTACGGCAGATGTTTGCGGTAATGGGGATGTATCCGGTGGGGTACTACGATCTGTCGCAGGCTGGCGTGCCGGTGCACTCCACCGCGTTTCGACCGGTTAGCGATAGCGCGCTGCGACGCAATCCCTTCCGTGTTTTTACCTCGCTGCTGCGGCTGGAGTTGATTAACGATGAGGCACTGCGTATTAAAGCCGCGGCCATTCTTGCGGCGCGCGATATTTTTACCCCCGGCTGCCGGGCGCTAATCGCGAAACACCAGCAGCAGGGCGGTCTTAACGCTGCCGATGCCGCGCTGTTTGTCAAAGAAGCGCTGGAAACCTTTCGCTGGCATGCGCATACCACGGTGGATAGCGCCACTTATCGTGCCCTGAGTCAGCAGCATCGTTTAATCGCCGATGTGGTGTGCTTCCGCGGTTGTCATATCAATCACCTGACGCCCCGCACGCTGGACATCGACCGTGTGCAGGCGCTGATGCCGTCACGCGGTATCGATCCTAAAACGCTGATTGAAGGCCCACCGCAACGTCAGGTGCCGATTCTGCTGCGGCAGACCAGCTTCAAAGCCCTTGAAGAGCCGGTGCATTTTAAAGATGGCTTTCAGGGGACGCATACCGCCCGTTTCGGCGAGATCGAGCAACGTGGTGTGGCGCTGACGCCGAAAGGACGTGCGCTGTATGATAAGTTGCTGGCAGAAGCGGGAACGGGCCGTGATAACCAGCAGCATCAGCAGCATCTGGCGGCGGTGTTCCACGATTTTCCCGACGATGAAACCAGCCTGCGGGAACAGCAACTGGCGTGGTTCCGCTATCGGCTAACAGAAAAGGGCATTCAGTCGCCGCCCCGTGCCGAAGAGAGCATGGAACAGCTGATGCAGGAAGGCCGGTTACTGGCAGAACCTATTACCTATGAAGACTTTTTACCGGTAAGCGCTGCGGGAATTTTCCAGTCTAACCTGGGTGATGAAGCCCAGGTCCGCAGCGCCGGTAATGCCAGCCGTGAGGCCTTTGAAAACGCGCTGGGTGTCGCGGTGCAGGACGAAATGGTGTTGTATCAGCAGATGCAGCATCGCAGCCTGGTACGCTGCGGTCTGGCATAA
- a CDS encoding FNR family transcription factor, translated as MIPEKRSIRRIQSGGCAIHCQDCSISQLCIPFTLNEHELDQLDNIIERKKPIQKGQTLFKAGDELKSLYAIRSGTIKSYTITEQGDEQITGFHLAGDLVGFDAIVSAHHPSFAQALETAMVCEIPFETLDDLSGKMPALRQQMMRLMSGEIKGDQDMILLLSKKNAEERLAAFIWNLSRRFGQRGFSQREFRLTMTRGDIGNYLGLTVETISRLLGRFQKSGMLAVKGKYITIENHALLAELAGQTEQAA; from the coding sequence ATGATCCCGGAAAAACGCAGCATTCGACGTATTCAGTCTGGCGGTTGTGCCATCCATTGTCAGGATTGCAGTATCAGCCAGTTGTGTATTCCCTTCACGCTGAACGAGCACGAACTGGATCAGCTGGATAATATCATCGAACGCAAAAAGCCGATTCAGAAAGGCCAGACATTGTTCAAAGCCGGTGATGAACTCAAATCTTTATACGCGATTCGCTCTGGCACCATCAAAAGTTACACCATCACTGAACAGGGTGACGAACAGATTACCGGCTTCCATCTGGCAGGTGATTTGGTAGGTTTTGACGCCATTGTCAGCGCCCATCATCCCAGTTTTGCTCAGGCACTGGAAACCGCGATGGTGTGCGAGATTCCATTCGAAACGCTCGACGATCTGTCCGGTAAAATGCCCGCCCTGCGTCAGCAGATGATGCGCCTGATGAGTGGCGAGATTAAAGGCGACCAGGACATGATTCTGTTGCTGTCGAAAAAGAACGCCGAAGAACGCCTCGCCGCCTTTATCTGGAACCTGTCGCGCCGCTTTGGTCAGCGCGGTTTTTCCCAGCGCGAGTTCCGTTTAACCATGACACGCGGTGATATTGGTAACTATCTGGGACTAACCGTAGAAACCATCAGCCGTTTACTCGGTCGTTTCCAGAAAAGTGGCATGCTGGCGGTAAAAGGCAAATATATCACTATTGAAAACCATGCTTTGCTGGCAGAACTTGCTGGTCAGACTGAGCAGGCTGCCTGA
- the ydgH gene encoding DUF1471 family protein YdgH codes for MKLKNTILASTLLSLLAANAFAAQELTPEKAAALKPFQRINITGRFNAIGDAADAVSKRADELGAASYYIQGINDSNGNSGNWRVTADLYHADAPEASKQTEYLSYNGVKALPKAEAYRLEPFDTVSVSGFFPSQPDVNDAISKAAKEKGAASFFIVRQIDANNGGNQYVTAYVYKADAKERKVQSPNLIPADSEAGKAALAAGGAAAKNVEIPGVASSETPTTKVGRFFETQTSTGERYTVTLADGKKIQEVNAITAAQMQPFDTVTFTGHFGSPTEVSEEVAKRAGDKGAKYYHVTRQWQNQSGGNLTVTADLFK; via the coding sequence ATGAAGCTTAAGAACACCATTCTGGCGTCCACCTTGTTATCACTGCTGGCAGCCAATGCGTTTGCTGCGCAGGAACTGACGCCGGAAAAAGCGGCCGCGTTGAAGCCATTCCAACGTATTAATATCACCGGCCGTTTCAACGCGATTGGCGACGCTGCGGACGCCGTATCTAAACGTGCTGATGAACTGGGCGCTGCCTCTTACTATATTCAGGGCATTAACGACAGCAACGGCAACAGCGGTAACTGGCGCGTCACCGCTGACCTGTACCACGCGGATGCGCCTGAAGCATCAAAACAGACTGAATACCTCAGCTACAATGGCGTTAAAGCGCTGCCAAAAGCTGAAGCCTACCGTCTGGAGCCATTCGATACCGTTTCCGTGAGTGGTTTCTTTCCCAGCCAGCCAGATGTGAATGACGCCATTTCTAAAGCAGCAAAAGAGAAAGGCGCGGCCTCTTTCTTTATTGTTCGTCAGATCGATGCCAACAACGGCGGTAACCAGTACGTTACTGCTTATGTCTACAAAGCCGATGCTAAAGAACGCAAAGTTCAGAGCCCGAACCTGATCCCTGCTGATTCTGAAGCCGGTAAAGCCGCACTGGCCGCAGGGGGTGCTGCCGCGAAAAACGTTGAGATCCCAGGCGTTGCCTCTTCAGAAACCCCAACCACTAAAGTGGGTCGTTTCTTTGAAACCCAAACCTCCACCGGTGAGCGTTACACGGTAACCTTAGCCGACGGCAAGAAAATCCAGGAAGTGAACGCGATCACCGCGGCACAGATGCAGCCGTTTGATACCGTGACCTTTACCGGTCACTTCGGTTCACCGACTGAAGTATCAGAAGAAGTGGCAAAACGTGCCGGTGATAAAGGGGCGAAGTATTATCACGTTACCCGTCAGTGGCAGAACCAGAGCGGCGGCAACCTGACCGTCACCGCAGACCTGTTCAAGTAA